Proteins from a genomic interval of Cyanobacteriota bacterium:
- a CDS encoding transposase, with amino-acid sequence YSDLAMVTMATVKAVYRLAGRQCPGLLMSIVALLGLALPVPDHSPRSHRLSKLTIVLPLLPKAGARHVVIDATAVNVDGEGGMKHPSAWDEQVTPVAQTAPRSR; translated from the coding sequence ACTACAGCGACCTAGCCATGGTGACAATGGCCACCGTGAAAGCGGTCTATCGACTAGCAGGACGGCAATGTCCAGGATTGCTCATGTCAATAGTTGCCTTGCTGGGACTAGCGTTGCCAGTGCCCGACCACAGCCCACGATCGCACCGCTTGAGCAAACTGACTATAGTCCTACCCTTACTGCCCAAAGCAGGAGCGCGGCATGTAGTCATCGATGCGACGGCGGTAAACGTCGATGGCGAAGGGGGAATGAAACACCCGTCAGCATGGGATGAGCAAGTGACACCTGTGGCGCAAACTGCCCCTAGGAGTCGATGA